GCCAACCGTCAATTGCCTGGTTTTTTACCAGCCAACAGTACCTCTATTCGTTTGCTTTACACCATTGGGCCCCGTGGTAAGCCGGTCTGGTATTACCGGCCTAGGCTCAATGGGGGCAGGGCTTTATAGCCATTTCGACAACCTGGCCCTTCCAGAGCACCTTTAGCGTTCAGAGTGTATTTCTTCCAACTGCCCCTCCACCGCCAGCCAGCGAATGCCCTTTTCTAGAGCGTATTCGCGCAGATCGCGCAGGTTGTTGGTCCAGGCCAGTTCCACCCGCCTACCCTCGGCCCGCAGCCTCCGAGCCAGGGCCCGATCCAGCGCCAGCACCTCGGGCGGGGTTTCGGAAAGGGGCAGGCGCAGGGCCTCCATCACCCGCTCGAGCCCCAGGGCAAAGCCAGCTGCATAGGGCAGCAGGGCCCCATCGTAGCGGCCACCGCCCAGGAGGGGCAGGCCAAAGTCGGGGGTGTAGGCCTGAAAGTTGAGGCCGGTATAGAAGGTGAGGAGTCGGGCCCGGCCCAGGTCGAGAAGCAAGGGCACTTCGGGCAGCAGCGCCAGGACGGCCTCGAGCCAGTCCAGGTCGGCCTGGGCCTTGCTCGAGAGCGGGAGCCTGCGGGCCTCTTCCAACACCTCGCGCCCGCCGTACAGGTCGGGGAGGGCCAGCAGGGCCTGGTGCAGGCCGGGATGCACCTGGTAGTGGTTTAGCAACTGCTCGAGCTCGGGGCTATTCTTGCGGTGAATGGCCTGCCGAAGGCCTTCTTTTTGGTCTTCACTCAAACCCGTGGCATCCAGCAAATCCCGTACCAAGGCAGGCAGCCCCACTTCGATCTTGGCCTCGGGGAAGCCAATGAGTTGCAGGGCTTCCCAGGCCAGCTCGAGGATCTCTGCATCGGCCTGGGGGCTGCTCACCCCCACCAACTCGGCCCCCACCTGACTAAACTCGCGGCTGCGCCCCAGTTCGGCGTTGGCTTCGCGCAACCATAGGGTTCCGGCGTACTGCAAGCGCACCGGCTGGCCTGGTATAAGCCTGCCGTTGCTGCGCAAAAGCCCGGCCACTGCGGTGGTGAACTCCGAGCGCAGGGCCAGCACCTCGCCGGTCTTGTCTACCAGCTTGAAGGAACGCTCGGCCAGGGTGTGCTGGGGGTCGTAGAGCTCGAGCGCGGGCAACTCTACCGGCTCGTAGCCCCAGCTAAACAAAAGTCGAAACAACCGCTCTTCCATCTCGCGGCGCAAACGGGCCTCGGGCGGCAGAAAGTAGCGGGTGCCTTCGGGGATCATGGGGAAAACTAAGGTCTGAACCCAGCGCTACTTGCGTTTAGCAAGGATTTTCACCGACAAAATCTTGTCCCGCTCCCGTCCGGCCCCCGGGCCTTCGGTAGGGGCGATGCGCTCGACCACGTCCATACCCTCCACCACCTGGCCAAAAATGGTGTACTGCTGGTTGAGGTTGGGGGTCGGGCCATAGGTGATAAAGAACTGGCTGCCGTTAGAGTTTGGATCCATGGTGCGGGCCATGCCCAGCACCCCTTTTTTGTCGTAGTTGAGCCTGGGATTGACCTCGAGGCCAAACTGGTAACCAGGTCCACCCATACCGGTGCCGGTGGGGTCGCCGGTCTGGGCTACAAAACCCGGAATGACCCGGTGAAACACAATCCCCTCAAAATACCGGTGCAAGGCAAGGAACACAAAAGAGTTGACCGTGTTGGGCGCTTCGACCTCGAACAGGTCAATGCCTATTTTGCCCTTGCTGGTCTCGATTTCGGCGTAATAGTCGAATTGGGCCGGATCGATCACCTGCTCGGGCTTGGCAAACTTGGTAACGGGCTTATCAGACTTATAGGGCAGGGCTTCCATGTTTCCTCCAAAACTACTTGCGCCCCCGCTCCCCTGCCACCACAAAAAAGCGGCAGCGGCCAGCGCCAGCAGGACGGCAGCGATTAAAGCAGCGCGCATCTGCAACAGTCTACCGGCCTGGATGAGAACATACCAGAAGGGCAACAGCCTATGAGACTATGCAGGTTTATGGGGGTACCTGCATGCTCTGAAAAACCCTGTGCATCAACTTAGGCACGGGTTTTTTATCCGATTGATTTTATCATTTGGTAAAAGTTTTTTATATGCCGTAAAAAACAAACTTCCTTACGATTGGCCCGGACAAACTGCAGTAATGTAAGGCCGATGACAAAAGGCCGTCACTTTCTGCCGAAAATCAAGGGCCGCACAGCAAAGAACCCTCGACCAGGGATCATCGGCTGTCGGCCCAAAGGAGCAGCGTATGGTTGAAGACCGCGAACTGATCGCCGCCCGTGCTGGGCTATCTGCCGAAGAGCAGATCCAACTAGAAGACCTCGAGAACCAGGAGTGGCGCGAGAGCCTCGAGTATGTCCTGCGCACCGCCGGGCGTGACCGGGTGGCGCAGCTCATGGAGATGCTCGAGAACTACGCCTATCGCTATGGCGTGGTCATCCACGACAAGGTCAACACCCCCTACGTCAACACCATTTCCAAGGAGCACGAGCCGCCCTACCCAGGTGACCTCGAGCTCGAGCAGCGCATCGCCAACATCCTGCGCTGGAACACCATCGCCATCGTGCAGCAGGCCAACAAGAAGGCCGACGGCATCGGGGGGCACATCTCCACCTACGCCAGCATCGCCGAGCTGATGGAGATGGGCTTCAATCACTTCTTCCGCGGCCACGACTCCCCCGACCGCGACCTGGTCTTCTACCAGGGGCACATGTCGCCGGGGGTGTACGCCCGCAGCTACCTGGAAGGCCGCCTGAGCGAGGACGACCTGGGCAAGTTCCGCCGCGAGCTTTTGGGCGGGCCGGGCCGGGGCCTGTCCAGCTACCCCCACCCCTGGCTGATGCCCGACTACTGGGAGTTCCCTACCGTTAGCATGGGTCTAGGCCCCCTGCAGGCCATCTACCAGGCCCGCTTTTTGCGCTACCTAGAAGACCGCGGCCTCAAGCCCAAGACCAGCGCCAAGGTCTGGGCCTTCCTGGGCGACGGCGAGCAGGACGAGCCCGAGACCACCGGGGCCCTACGGGTCGCGGCCAACGAGGAACTCGACAATCTGGTCTTTGTGATCAACGCCAACCTGCAGCGCCTGGATGGGCCAGTGCGGGGCAACTCCAAGATCATCCAGGAGCTGGAAGCCCTCTACCGCGGGGCCGGCTGGAACGTGATTAAGGTGGTCTGGGGCAGCGCCTGGGACGAGCTTTTTGCCAAGGACACCGAGGGCGTGCTGCTGGAACGCATGGAACAGCTCGTAGACGGCGAGAGCCAGCGCTACGCGGCCTACGGCGGAAAGGAGCTGCGGGAGAAGTTCTTCAACACCCCGGCTCTCAAAAAGCTCATTGAGGGGATGAGCGACGAAGACCTAGACCGCCTGACCCTCTCGCGCGGCGGCCACGACAACCGCAAAATCTACGCCGCCTTCAAGGCCGCCGCCGAGCACCGGGGTTCGCCCACCGTGATCATCGCCCGCACCGTCAAGGGCTACTGCCTGGGCCCCACCGCCCAGGCCAAGAACGTGGCCCACCAGGTCAAGAAGCTCACCCTGGAGGATCTGCGCGAGGCCCGCGACCACCTGGGCATCCCCATCCCCGACGAAGAGCTGGAGAAAACCCCCTTCTACCACCCCGGCCCCGACTCGCCCGAGGTGCGCTACATGCTCTCGCGCCGCAAGGCCCTGGGTGGCCTTATTCCCGAACGCCGGGTGCGCGAGTACAAGCTGGACACCCCCGACCTGGCCTTCTTCGATGAATTCCTGGCGGGCTCCGGGGGGCGGGAAATCTCCACCACCATGGCCTTTGTGCGCATGCTGACCAAGCTGGTGCGCCACCCTGCGGTGGGGAAGTACATCGTGCCCATCGTGCCCGACGAGGCCCGTACCTTCGGCATGGAGGGGGTTATCTCCTCGGTGGGCATCTACTCGCCCAAGGGCCAGCTCTACACCCCTGTAGACGCCGGAACCGTGACCGTCTACCGCGAGTCCGAGACCGGCCAGCTCCTGCAAGAGGGCATCAACGAAGCCGGGGCCATGTGCAGCTTCATCGCTGCCGGCACGGCTTATGCCCATCACGGCATCCCCACCATTCCCTTTTACATCTACTACTCAATGTTTGGCCTACAGCGCGTGGGCGACCTAGTCTGGGCCGCGGGCGACCAGCGCACCAAGGGCTTCTTGATGGGGGCCACTGCCGGGCGCACCACCCTAAACGGCGAAGGCCTGCAGCACGAGGACGGCCACTCCCACGTGCTGGCCCTGCCGGTGCCCAACATGCCCGCCTACGACCCAGCTTTTGCCTACGAGCTGGCCGTCATACTGCAAGACGGGCTTAAACGCATGTACCAGGATGGTGAGGACATCTTCTACTACATCACCCTGATGAACGAGAACTACCCCCAGCCCCCCATGCCCGAGCCGCGCGAAGAAACCCGCCAGGGCATCTTGAAGGGGTTGTATCTGTTCCAAAAAAGCGAGCTGAAAAAACCCAAGGCCCGGGTACAGTTGCTGGGTTCGGGCACCATCCTCAACGAGGTGATCAAAGCGGCCCAGATGCTCTCGGAATACCACATCGCCGCCGATGTGTGGAGCGTAACCAGCTACAAGGCCCTTTACTACGAGGCCATCGAAACGGCCCGCTTCAACCGTCTGAACCCCAGCAGCAAGGCCCGGCTCCCCTACATCGCCCAGTGCCTGAATGCCACCGAGGGCCCCATCGTGGCGGCTTCGGACTACATGAAGGTGCTGCCCTCCATGGTATCGGGCTACCTGAACCGTCCTATTCACAGCCTGGGCACCGACGGGTTCGGGCGCTCCGAGACCCGCGAGGCCCTGCGCGACTTCTTCGAGGTAGACGCCAAGCACGTGGTGATAGCAGCCCTCTCGGCCCTGCGCGGCGAGGGTAAGGTTAACGTCAACACCCTCACCGAGGCCATCAAGACCCTGGGCATTGATCCTAAACGGGAGGCGCCGCACAAACGCTGATGCACCGCTGAAGGCTAAAGGTCGAAAGCGAAACCCCTGAAATCTTGTGCACCATGCCTTTAGCCTTGGGGTTTTCAGCGCAACCGAAGGGAGCATTACATGGCAGAACTAAAACTACCCGACCTAGGTGATAACGTAGCCTCCGCTGTGGTGGTGGGGGTACTAATCAAGGAAGGCGATACCGTGGAAGCGGGGCAGCCGGTGTTGGAATTAGAAACCGACAAAGCGGTAATGGAGGCCCCGGCCACGGAAGGGGGTACGGTTTCAAAGGTACTGGTCAAACCGGGCGATGAGGTGAAAAGCGGACAGGTGATTGCCTTGCTGGGCGGGGCAGCTCCGACAACCGAAGCACCCAAGCCTGCCGCCCCTCCCACCGAAGTCGCCCCTCCTGCCCCTTCTTTGCCAGAGCCCGCCGGCGCCCCGGCTCCAAAGCGTAGCACGGCCCCTTTGCCCAGTGCCCCAGTAGGGCAGCGCAGGCTAATTCCCGCAGCCCCCAGCGTGCGGAGGTTGGCCCGCGAGATGGGCATCAACCTGCTGGAAGTGGTGGGCAGCGGCCCCGCTTATCGCATTTCGGAGAACGACCTGAAGCGCTTTGCAGCCGGCGAAGCCCCCGTTGCGGCAGTAGCCGGGCCACCTCAGAGCGTTCCAGGGCCAGCCCTGCCCGATTTCAGCAAGTATGGGCCGGTGCGCCGCGAGGCTATGTCGGGGATACGCCGGGCCACCGTGCGCAGCATGACCCAGGCCTGGAGCACCATCCCATTGGTGACCCAGTTCGACCGAGCCGATATTACCGAGATGGAGGCCCTGCGGAAAAAGATCGGGCCTCGAGCAGAAAAACGTGGGGCAAAAATTACCATGACCGCCATCCTGCTCAAGATTGCAGCGGCGGCCCTCAAACAGTTCCCCAAGTTCAACGCCTCCATTGACACCGCCAGCAACGAGGTAATCTTCAAGGAATACATTCACATCGGTGTGGCCGTGGACACCCCTACGGGTCTGTTAGTGCCGGTGGTGCGGGATGTGGACAAAAAGGGCGTGATTACCCTCGCAGCAGAGCTAGGTGAGATTGCGGCCAAGGCCCGCGAACGCAAGCTCACCCCCGAGGAGATGCAGGGCGCCACGTTCTCTATCTCCAACCTTGGCGGCATCGGCGGCACGGGCTTTACCCCCATCGTCAACTGGCCCGAAGTGGCCATTATGGGGGTTTCGCGCAGCAGCATAGAGCCCGTTTGGAACCCCGAAAAAGCCACCTTCGAGCCCAGGAACATCATGCCCTTCTCGCTTTCCTACGACCACCGCCTGATTGACGGGGCCGATGCAGCCCGCTTCTGCCGCTTTGTGGCCGAGATGCTGGAAGACCCCTTCTTGCTAGGGTTCGAGGGCTAAACACCGTTTTGCTTACAGCTCGAGCAAATCCTCTAGGAGCTGACTGGCGGGTGGAACCGGGTAGACGCGGTCTCGGCCCGCTTGTTTGGCCTGGTACAGGGCTTGGTCGGCCTGCTCGAGCCAACGCTGCACGGTGGCCATGGTAGGGGGGATTTCGCCCCCGGCCAGACCCGCCGAGATGCTCAGATGCCAGCTAATGGGCTGGATGCGTAGCAAGCGCACCTCGCTGCGGATGCGCTCGAGCACCCCATAGGCATCCTCGAGGTCGGCCCCAAACAGCACCAGGCCAAACTCCTCGCCACCCATACGCACCGCCAGGTCGTCGGCGCGACTGGCTTTGCGCAGCAGCTCGGCGAGTTGTTTGAGCACCTCGTCGCCTACCGGGTGGCCATAGGTGTCGTTGACCCGCTTGAAGCGGTCGATGTCCAGCAGGGCTAAGGTGATGGGTTTGCCCTGTTCGCCGGCCAAGCGGATTAGGCGTTGCATCTGGCGATCAAAGCCCCGGCGGTTTAGAAGCCCGGTGAGGGGGTCGGTGTAGGCTTTGCTGCGCCATTCGCTAAGGGTTAGCGAAAGCCTTAGGCGCTCGGTAAGCAAAGGGGCCAGGGCCTCGAGCCCGCGTTCGTCCTTGGGGGGGCCGGAAAAGAAGAGCCGCCCCTCGGTGGGGTGCTCGAGGGTGAGTTCGAAGGTATGTACGTAGGGGCCACCCCGACCGACCCGGAAAGTCACATCGGAACGCACCTCCAGTCCCACCAGATTGTCGAACAGGGGCTTAAGCCCATCCAGCACGTTCTGCAAAACCCCCTGGGGGGTGAGGTGTTGGGTGGTTTGGGCCTTGGTGGAGAGGGTCTCGAGCAGACCAATCCAAAGCTCGAGCCGGCGTTCGGCACTTTTGATCCGCTGATAGACCACCCAACCCATGGCACCCAGTGCCAACAAGACCCCATAGCCCCACCCCACCAGTAGAGCACCATATAGGGGTTGGGAGCTTGGAGTTACAAGCCCCAAGAGCACCAGGCTACCCAGCAAACCGGCCAGGACAAACCCCAACAAACCCTTGTCAAGACGTATGTCTCGGGCCTCGAGGTAGCCACCCCATCCGACCCAGATGAAGCCCAAGGCCCAGGCAAAATACACAAACCCGTCGGTAGGCCAGCCCAGCCCCAGGGCCAGGCTACCCCCTGCCTTGAGCAACAGTCCCAGACCCCAGACCAACCGGGCCTCTGGAGCCCGTCCTTGCAGGGCGGCTTCTAAAAGAGGCAAAGCCAGCAGGAAGGGCCACAGGTCGGCCAGCCAGATGGCCTGCGTGTACTGGGTTGGCAAGGCCACCACCATACCCGCCGCCGCAGCCAGCACCAGGGGCAGCAAAAGCAAAGTAAGGCGGGGCGGTTGGAGCGGGTGGAGCTGGCGCAGGGTAGGTGTCCAGGCCAGGGCGGCAACCAGTAGTAGGGCGTGGGAGGGCTTGAAGAAGGTCTCGAGGCCACCTTGCTGCTCGAGAAGCCTTACCCCCACCTCGAGGCCCCAAGCCAACATCCCCAAACAGGCCCAGCGCCAGACCGGCTCGGCCCTGGCCAACCACCAAAGCACCAGCCCGGCGGCCATGGCCAGCAACATGAGCCCAATTTCGGGATGCACCGCCATCATTCCTTCGAAGGTAGCATTGGCATGGCGCAAGTGGGGTGTGAAATGCACACCGAGACGTTACTTGTACCCCGCAATGGCCGTTACTCAAGGGGGTG
This genomic stretch from Meiothermus sp. harbors:
- a CDS encoding ATP phosphoribosyltransferase regulatory subunit yields the protein MIPEGTRYFLPPEARLRREMEERLFRLLFSWGYEPVELPALELYDPQHTLAERSFKLVDKTGEVLALRSEFTTAVAGLLRSNGRLIPGQPVRLQYAGTLWLREANAELGRSREFSQVGAELVGVSSPQADAEILELAWEALQLIGFPEAKIEVGLPALVRDLLDATGLSEDQKEGLRQAIHRKNSPELEQLLNHYQVHPGLHQALLALPDLYGGREVLEEARRLPLSSKAQADLDWLEAVLALLPEVPLLLDLGRARLLTFYTGLNFQAYTPDFGLPLLGGGRYDGALLPYAAGFALGLERVMEALRLPLSETPPEVLALDRALARRLRAEGRRVELAWTNNLRDLREYALEKGIRWLAVEGQLEEIHSER
- a CDS encoding peptidylprolyl isomerase, encoding MEALPYKSDKPVTKFAKPEQVIDPAQFDYYAEIETSKGKIGIDLFEVEAPNTVNSFVFLALHRYFEGIVFHRVIPGFVAQTGDPTGTGMGGPGYQFGLEVNPRLNYDKKGVLGMARTMDPNSNGSQFFITYGPTPNLNQQYTIFGQVVEGMDVVERIAPTEGPGAGRERDKILSVKILAKRK
- the aceE gene encoding pyruvate dehydrogenase (acetyl-transferring), homodimeric type, producing MVEDRELIAARAGLSAEEQIQLEDLENQEWRESLEYVLRTAGRDRVAQLMEMLENYAYRYGVVIHDKVNTPYVNTISKEHEPPYPGDLELEQRIANILRWNTIAIVQQANKKADGIGGHISTYASIAELMEMGFNHFFRGHDSPDRDLVFYQGHMSPGVYARSYLEGRLSEDDLGKFRRELLGGPGRGLSSYPHPWLMPDYWEFPTVSMGLGPLQAIYQARFLRYLEDRGLKPKTSAKVWAFLGDGEQDEPETTGALRVAANEELDNLVFVINANLQRLDGPVRGNSKIIQELEALYRGAGWNVIKVVWGSAWDELFAKDTEGVLLERMEQLVDGESQRYAAYGGKELREKFFNTPALKKLIEGMSDEDLDRLTLSRGGHDNRKIYAAFKAAAEHRGSPTVIIARTVKGYCLGPTAQAKNVAHQVKKLTLEDLREARDHLGIPIPDEELEKTPFYHPGPDSPEVRYMLSRRKALGGLIPERRVREYKLDTPDLAFFDEFLAGSGGREISTTMAFVRMLTKLVRHPAVGKYIVPIVPDEARTFGMEGVISSVGIYSPKGQLYTPVDAGTVTVYRESETGQLLQEGINEAGAMCSFIAAGTAYAHHGIPTIPFYIYYSMFGLQRVGDLVWAAGDQRTKGFLMGATAGRTTLNGEGLQHEDGHSHVLALPVPNMPAYDPAFAYELAVILQDGLKRMYQDGEDIFYYITLMNENYPQPPMPEPREETRQGILKGLYLFQKSELKKPKARVQLLGSGTILNEVIKAAQMLSEYHIAADVWSVTSYKALYYEAIETARFNRLNPSSKARLPYIAQCLNATEGPIVAASDYMKVLPSMVSGYLNRPIHSLGTDGFGRSETREALRDFFEVDAKHVVIAALSALRGEGKVNVNTLTEAIKTLGIDPKREAPHKR
- a CDS encoding 2-oxo acid dehydrogenase subunit E2, giving the protein MAELKLPDLGDNVASAVVVGVLIKEGDTVEAGQPVLELETDKAVMEAPATEGGTVSKVLVKPGDEVKSGQVIALLGGAAPTTEAPKPAAPPTEVAPPAPSLPEPAGAPAPKRSTAPLPSAPVGQRRLIPAAPSVRRLAREMGINLLEVVGSGPAYRISENDLKRFAAGEAPVAAVAGPPQSVPGPALPDFSKYGPVRREAMSGIRRATVRSMTQAWSTIPLVTQFDRADITEMEALRKKIGPRAEKRGAKITMTAILLKIAAAALKQFPKFNASIDTASNEVIFKEYIHIGVAVDTPTGLLVPVVRDVDKKGVITLAAELGEIAAKARERKLTPEEMQGATFSISNLGGIGGTGFTPIVNWPEVAIMGVSRSSIEPVWNPEKATFEPRNIMPFSLSYDHRLIDGADAARFCRFVAEMLEDPFLLGFEG
- a CDS encoding diguanylate cyclase; translation: MHFTPHLRHANATFEGMMAVHPEIGLMLLAMAAGLVLWWLARAEPVWRWACLGMLAWGLEVGVRLLEQQGGLETFFKPSHALLLVAALAWTPTLRQLHPLQPPRLTLLLLPLVLAAAAGMVVALPTQYTQAIWLADLWPFLLALPLLEAALQGRAPEARLVWGLGLLLKAGGSLALGLGWPTDGFVYFAWALGFIWVGWGGYLEARDIRLDKGLLGFVLAGLLGSLVLLGLVTPSSQPLYGALLVGWGYGVLLALGAMGWVVYQRIKSAERRLELWIGLLETLSTKAQTTQHLTPQGVLQNVLDGLKPLFDNLVGLEVRSDVTFRVGRGGPYVHTFELTLEHPTEGRLFFSGPPKDERGLEALAPLLTERLRLSLTLSEWRSKAYTDPLTGLLNRRGFDRQMQRLIRLAGEQGKPITLALLDIDRFKRVNDTYGHPVGDEVLKQLAELLRKASRADDLAVRMGGEEFGLVLFGADLEDAYGVLERIRSEVRLLRIQPISWHLSISAGLAGGEIPPTMATVQRWLEQADQALYQAKQAGRDRVYPVPPASQLLEDLLEL